In Natronococcus sp. AD-5, the genomic window ACGTAGGGATGCGAATTAAACACGATCTTTCTGACAACGAGCCGTGAGTAAATCCCTCGATGATCGACCGCGAACTTCTCCGCTCGAAAGAGAACGAAGTCCCGAAAAACACACTCTCCGCTTTTGAGACGAGCAGAGTAATGGGGCGGCGAGACCCTTCTTCCCGTCTGTAAGCTCGGAGAGTGGCGTCTCACGGAGTTCCGCGTCGGCGACTTACTGCCAGAGCGCGGTGTCCGTGTAGTTCGTTAACCGGACGATCTGGCCGTCGTCTACCTCCCAGACGTGAGCGAAGGGACTTTCGATCTGCTCCCCTTGGTGAGTCGTGGCGCGGAACGAGCCGAGCGCAACGACGGTGCTTCCATCGTTGAGGAACCGGTCTGGTTGGACCGCGAACGTCTCAAACTCTTGCGCTGACGGTTCTAAGACGTTCTCCAGTACTGCGTCGGGGCTGTGATAGACCCCGCTAACGAAGAATCCGTCGGGCTCGTTCCACTCGACGTCCGCAGCCAATAGGGAAAGGGCCGCCTCCACGTCCTGCTCGCCGACCGTCTCGTACCAGTTCTGTACGACCTCAATTTCGGTCTGCCGTGCGCCCATCTCTTACACCAATTATTATGTACAACCCTCCTCGAGATATAGATAGCGGGAGATACGCTCCTACAGCGGTATTCGAAGTATCTACCGGACATGGTACCGCGCCTGACCTCCAAGCGGAGTTCTTCTTGCGAGATGCGTCCCTCAGTCGAACACGGCGTTACTGACATTCTCTCGACCGTTTTCCG contains:
- a CDS encoding nuclear transport factor 2 family protein — translated: MGARQTEIEVVQNWYETVGEQDVEAALSLLAADVEWNEPDGFFVSGVYHSPDAVLENVLEPSAQEFETFAVQPDRFLNDGSTVVALGSFRATTHQGEQIESPFAHVWEVDDGQIVRLTNYTDTALWQ